ATATTGATTAAAATGAACAAGAAATACACTCTAATCTAATTACatatatagaaaattaaataactaatgAAGACTCCATAAAGGTTACACCCTTGCAAACAATCTTGAAGATTATAATACACCCAGACCCTATGTTTCATTGATATATTGGTTTCATTCAACATTTTGATCaagttaatttcattttcattcctatgtgtCAAAAACTATGAAAGTTAAAGAAAAaggcaattttatttttgaataaaataaaagccaaATTGATCAAAGTTCATGAAtattgaagaagaaataaacTAATTACTAGATAgaatagataaaataattttgactAACCTGGCGCTTTCGAACTTTAGCAAGAGATATTTCTAATTCATGTTCAATTTTAGTCAAGTCATCAAACCGTAAAGCCTTCATGTCATCTCCAAGATAACGTTGAATTTCCAATTCAAGACGAAGACTTTCCTGCCTTAGAATTGGTATCTCATGGAACATTTCTATTTcctataaacaaatattttaccaacaaaattaattacattagctactaatatatatatatatattgtacttgcaaaaagtacaataagaaattctagggttaagaatcgtataTTAGGGTTTTAGGCTGACTATCGGATGCTTGAGAATGATCTCTAgagtggtatttatagcctgctGTGGGCTTGGGTTACTATTGCTTGGCCTCCAAGCAACAGagatattttagtattttaggcGGTTTCTAGAAGCTTCTGGAGGTTTAAAGAGGGCGGCATCCTTTAGGAGGATGCGCCTAAATTCAATAACCCCTCTGGAAGGCCTCTAGGTCTTTACGGAGGGTGTTTAAGTCCTTCCAGAGGGCTTCTAAGCTttgaggaatattatgacggtccatatatatatatatatatatagtaaaaaaagaataatataaataatgtgTGTATATAACTGAACTCTCTCGCACAAACAAGgctttattaatttttcataattaacaataaaacacatacctcggataagatAATCCGGCTGCTCCACTTCCTCCGTATTcaaagaaaacatttttcccgccgccttcttcGGCTTGGTACACTTAGTACTGatatgacccttctctccacaattgtagCAAGTAACATCATTTGCAACACCCTTGCATTCAAAAGCCTttgtgacccgctttcccacacttgtgacaaTTAATGTCCTTCTTACAATCATTGGCATAATAGCCCATAGTTCCACACTTGTAGCACTTGACATCCGCCAAATTCGGCTTAGAGCCCCCACCGGCTTCTCTCTTATTTCCTTTGTCCTTGTTGTACGGTTTTCCAACTCCATggcctcttcctctcttctcattttgagccttgtagtaattagtCTTAGCTCTtccagcatcatcaaacatacgacacttatgcaccaaagtatcaaagtctcggatctcctgaacacaTATACTGATAGATATCCGGCCTAAGCCCActctcaaacttcacacacttcgaaaccataacatcttcaacaTTGATGTACGGACAAAACCTCGAaagctcctcaaacttcgccACATACTCGGCTACAGACATGCTTCCTTGTTTCAGATTCAAAAACTCAACCTCCTTCTTGGTCCTCAAGTCTTCAGGGAAATATTTCCTCAAGAATTCAGCTTTGAACTTTGTCCAGGTCACAACTTCTTCACCAAACTCAAGTCTTCTTTTGGCATTAGTCCACCACTGCTCAGCTTCCTCAGCAAGCATATGAGTCGCCAATCTGACCTTCTGGTCATCTCCCGTCACCATAGCACGGAATATCCGCTCCATGCTCTGTACCCAAGTCTGGGCTCCCTCTGGATCAAACCTCCCCTCGAATGTCGGTGGATTGTTCCTCAAGAACCGATCAAGACTTCGCTCCTCAGCCTCCCCTTCGTTCTGACGACTAGCCACTGCATTCTCATTCGACTGGGCCAACACTTGAGCCCAGTTTCAGcaacttttgattttctttcCGGGCATTCGGGGATCAATCTGAGCTTTGTAAAAtatttctttcaacttgtttaatcaCTGTTTATACTCCTTTATTTACTGGAACATGTTTTACTTATCCAAACTTGAGATTttctaaatggtttgaaacttgaacTTTTGATATTTTCGAATTTGTCGGAAAATGAACTTTTGTGCATTAAAATAACTACAAGCTTGGTCTACAGTTCATATAGACTTAGACGAGACATGTAAGGATGGTTTAATGTCTTAATTAtatcaaacttgattttcgggtgggattGTGGAATATGTGAACTTggggttttctcatacgaacataggctaatctttgaactaatgcttgatagttcgtaagtggcccatgctcatacttatatgattgattaagattgaattgtaggttTCCAAACTTGAACAAGTTACCttgctttgaaaattatcaatgttggttgtttgccacttgatacggactttgttgataatgattCTTTTAAGCCGGTTACCTTATGAACCATTTGTGATTAGCTTTATTTGATTAAGTGAAGAGATGTGAATAATTGTTAAGCATTGGATACGATGTTCATGATAAGGTGTTGTATTTTCTCGTTACTTGGAATGTGGGAAAGTCATGTATTGATATTGAATTATGTGAAGAAGATGATATTTgtaaatacatatatattgattaattatgatattgttggtgaatatatatatgttgaatgATTGTGGTGAATTGTTGGTGAGTTCATATATGTCAAGTAATGGTGAATTGTTggtgaatgcatatatgttaaGTGTTTGGTGAGAATGTGGTGAATtgtttgtgtgaacatatgcatttgttgttgagtcatatgttcacgcattcatgactgatggtgatggattttatatccaattgaggTGATTATGATGTTCTGTTGGCATCATGGGTGACGGCCTAGACGTTGGTGATgtcggtaccacatgcatttaggTGTCGTGTCTAAGAACATACCATGTTGTGGCATGACTCCTAATTGTGAATGTGAGTAATTGGTTGTGATACTTTGAAGTATTATTATGAAGtaatattaaaattgaatattCATATTAATTAATTGGAACTTGAATTGGTTTATTTATATTCAAATCTattttgttgattatgattgatgtgaagCTTAACCCCTGTGGTTTCGACCGCCTACTTGtttgtatgaatgggtagacAGAGTAGATGAGTAGTTTTCTTTTGGTGAGTGCTTGGATAGCAGGAGCTAATCTCCGTTATCGTTCTTGGAGTCTTAGATTAGGCTCTGATTAGGACGTTGGTCTTTATGTCtttgttggatttatttattattgagatTTTACCCATATGTCGGGATTTGGAGAATTTATATAATGATGTATATTGATCTCATGACATGTATACTTTGGAGATGTATGActtatatccgctgcgactgttgagaatttttatatatgcatgttgtttgaatttttatgtgaagacgtagcgtctatttcttgaatatttatattattcacgtgtattatcgctttaatagaaatagggcgttacacctCCCATTACAATACCAAGCATCTGTCAGGATACTTATCTTTGTTGCaggtataaataaataaataagtatgtTTGTTTAGTAACATGTATGTCTTGATTGTAATGTATATTTACATGTGGTTGTCTTTGTTGCAGACTTTGGTATTTCAACATTTTAGGGGTATGAGTAACAAGGATCTATGTGCGCCAGATGGGCACATAGATAAACAATTGGGCACCCTGCGATGCAGGTTGTGGAGGCGAATCTAGGATACATCAGATGGTTTTATATCATCTCACATCCACGCATGATTCTTCCAGACGAGGATGTTCAGGTCCCAAGGTCGTCAGAGCATAATGCCCTTGATGAGATTGTTGTTGAGCAAGATGGAGAGCAGGGGGTACTTGGATTTGGCTGGAAGGTTGGGCCGTATCAGATACCATGTTTATGCTGGCATGTCCAGTGGTGTGATTGTGCAAGGGTTTCCCCAATGGATTAGTTTGGAAGAAGTCTTGAGAGAGGTTCATGGAGGACGAGTTTACCGCCATAGGTTTGATGTTGAGGGTGGCAGGGGCTGATTTTATGTTATGGTGTTGTAACCGTTggataatttttcttttaattttaatgttatgTCTTAACATTTGGTTTGTAACCTTTGGataatttgtgtttttaatttaatgttgaaaattgtgttGTGATGTTAATTtccattttgaatttaattttatgtttggaCATCTAATCAACAGATGTTTATGTAGTTTATAAGCAATTTAAAGTGTCAAATGCATGTTTCAACCAAAACAGACATTGTCTGTCTCTGAGCTTATACAGTTcaagattatataatctgaaatgttttttacacatttcaaattatataaccCGGAATGACCCTTTTTCCACTCTAATTGTTGACTTTTGATAGGGTGTTTGAcacattttggattatataatcaaaTTGACTAAAAGTTTTTtgtattatataatccgaaccatTCAAATGCACTTCAGCATTAAGATCCTTCAGGGTGCTGCAGGCTCCAACAAGGTCGAaatgtttcaaattttataacCCAAAGctggttcggattatataatccaaaccaaaggtattttggaaagaaaaaaaaaagggcgtgcaagaataacattgggtgggaaaagtaataatcATCTTATTACGTTGATGTGAAAAGAATAGGCCCACCCACCTTTCCTTGCTCACCAAGTTACT
Above is a genomic segment from Medicago truncatula cultivar Jemalong A17 chromosome 5, MtrunA17r5.0-ANR, whole genome shotgun sequence containing:
- the LOC112418460 gene encoding MADS-box protein FBP24-like, whose translation is MRREEEAMELENRTTRTKEIREKPVGALSRIWRMSSATSVELWAIMPMIVRRTLIVTSVGKRVTKAFECKGVANDVTCYNCGEKGHISTKCTKPKKAAGKMFSLNTEEVEQPDYLIREMFHEIPILRQESLRLELEIQRYLGDDMKALRFDDLTKIEHELEISLAKVRKRQNELMQQQIDNMIRKERILQDENINLSSHAKHGCNG